The following are encoded in a window of Halosolutus halophilus genomic DNA:
- a CDS encoding CopG family ribbon-helix-helix protein, which produces MAVVSVSMPDELLARLDQFADEHGYTGRSEVVREASRNLLGEFEETRLEDRDLMGIVTVLFDYETTSVEERMMHLRHEHETLVASNFHSHVGDHYCMELFVLEGELEDISTFVGKIRATRDALTVDYSVTPVDEFDPIAQGN; this is translated from the coding sequence ATGGCAGTCGTCAGCGTCTCGATGCCCGACGAACTTCTCGCGCGACTCGATCAGTTCGCCGACGAACACGGATACACCGGTCGAAGCGAGGTCGTCAGGGAGGCCTCGCGGAATCTGCTCGGCGAGTTCGAGGAGACGAGACTCGAGGATCGGGATCTGATGGGGATCGTCACCGTCCTCTTCGATTACGAGACCACGAGCGTCGAGGAACGGATGATGCACCTGCGTCACGAACACGAGACGCTCGTCGCGTCGAACTTCCACAGCCACGTCGGCGACCACTACTGCATGGAACTGTTCGTGCTCGAAGGCGAACTCGAGGACATCTCGACGTTCGTCGGGAAGATCAGGGCGACCAGGGACGCGTTGACCGTCGATTACTCCGTCACCCCGGTCGACGAATTCGACCCGATCGCCCAGGGGAACTAA
- a CDS encoding cupin domain-containing protein, with the protein MSYRKVNYEEVDQVSSAMHFLSDPLETERVGVTVARCDPGWKSKPHDHTDNDHEEVYVLIEGEATVVVDDEPVAMETGDALWLPPESTRQIRNGDRESAFVLVSAPSIADEEGDDDEWLLSGFAG; encoded by the coding sequence ATGTCCTACCGGAAGGTCAACTACGAGGAGGTCGATCAGGTCTCGAGCGCGATGCACTTTCTCAGCGACCCGCTGGAGACCGAACGCGTCGGGGTGACGGTGGCCCGCTGCGATCCCGGCTGGAAGAGCAAGCCACACGATCACACCGACAACGACCACGAGGAGGTCTACGTGCTGATCGAGGGCGAGGCGACGGTCGTCGTCGACGACGAACCCGTGGCGATGGAGACGGGTGACGCGCTGTGGCTTCCGCCCGAGTCCACCCGACAGATCCGTAACGGCGATCGGGAGAGCGCGTTCGTGCTCGTCAGCGCCCCCAGTATCGCGGACGAGGAGGGCGACGACGACGAGTGGCTCCTCTCGGGGTTCGCCGGCTGA
- a CDS encoding 3-hydroxyacyl-CoA dehydrogenase/enoyl-CoA hydratase family protein, with protein MELEDINTVAVLGAGNMGHGIAEVAAIAGYDVNMRDIKDEFVQNGYEQIEWSLGKLAENDQITESDAEEALDRVTPLVDLEETVADADVVIEAVPEKMEIKRDTWTDVEEYAPDHAVFTTNTSSLSITELSEFTDRPEAFCGMHFFNPPIRMDLVEVISGEHTEDATLDVIEALAEDFGKTPVRVRKDVPGFVVNRILVPLMNEAAWLVEDDVATIEEVDATTKFDIGMPMGSFELADYVGIDVGYHVLDYMNEVAGERYEPCPLMEVKVENEEFGQKSGKGFYDYEDGDGADVSMDDDLFNETVKERLLAVLANEVAFLVGDGVASPEEIDTAVKLGGRWPKGPAKFADEYGVAALSEALQDAYEETGHPRYEPFDYLATAAEEGGFYDDADEGDGTPDFDTIELTYPGDKVAQIELSRPQQMNSISLELIEELDAAIDVVDDDDSARALLLTGAGSKAFSAGADFMSIAGGGADPFDAVELSKYGQETFGRLEELEMPVVAAIDGYCLGGGMELATCADVRIASSRSEFGQPEFNLGLLPGWGGTQRLQRIVGMGRAKEIIFTAERFPAEEMADFGFVNEVVEPDEFESAAHDYAAKLAGGPPLAMRFTKRAMQKGWDNHEAGLEVESMGFGHVVNSEDVHEGINAFFGDDEPEFEGK; from the coding sequence ATGGAACTGGAAGATATCAACACCGTCGCAGTTCTCGGAGCGGGGAATATGGGCCACGGCATCGCGGAAGTCGCCGCCATAGCCGGGTACGACGTGAACATGCGTGACATCAAAGACGAGTTCGTCCAGAACGGCTACGAGCAGATCGAGTGGTCGCTCGGCAAGCTGGCGGAGAACGACCAGATCACCGAGAGCGACGCCGAGGAAGCGCTCGATCGCGTGACGCCGCTCGTCGATCTCGAGGAGACGGTCGCGGACGCGGACGTCGTCATCGAAGCCGTCCCGGAAAAGATGGAGATCAAGCGGGACACGTGGACGGACGTGGAGGAATACGCCCCCGACCATGCGGTGTTCACGACGAACACGTCCTCGCTCTCCATCACGGAGCTCTCCGAGTTCACGGATCGTCCGGAGGCGTTCTGTGGGATGCACTTTTTCAACCCGCCGATCCGGATGGACCTCGTCGAGGTCATCTCCGGCGAGCACACCGAGGACGCGACGCTCGACGTCATCGAGGCGCTCGCAGAGGACTTCGGGAAGACGCCGGTGCGCGTCCGGAAGGACGTCCCCGGGTTCGTCGTGAACCGCATCCTCGTTCCCCTCATGAACGAGGCCGCGTGGCTCGTCGAAGACGACGTTGCCACCATCGAGGAGGTCGACGCGACGACGAAATTCGATATCGGGATGCCGATGGGGAGTTTCGAACTCGCGGACTACGTCGGCATCGACGTCGGCTACCACGTCCTCGACTACATGAACGAGGTCGCGGGCGAGCGCTACGAGCCGTGCCCGCTGATGGAAGTGAAAGTCGAGAACGAAGAGTTCGGCCAGAAGTCCGGCAAAGGCTTCTACGACTACGAGGACGGTGACGGCGCGGACGTCTCCATGGACGACGACCTGTTCAACGAGACCGTCAAGGAGCGCCTGCTCGCCGTGCTCGCGAACGAAGTCGCCTTCCTCGTCGGCGACGGCGTCGCGTCGCCCGAGGAGATCGACACCGCGGTCAAGCTCGGCGGGCGCTGGCCGAAGGGGCCCGCGAAGTTCGCCGACGAATACGGCGTCGCCGCGCTCTCCGAAGCGCTCCAGGACGCCTACGAGGAAACCGGCCACCCGCGGTACGAACCCTTCGACTACCTCGCCACCGCCGCGGAAGAAGGTGGGTTCTACGACGACGCTGACGAAGGGGACGGGACGCCGGATTTCGACACGATCGAGCTGACCTACCCCGGCGACAAGGTCGCACAGATCGAACTCAGCCGCCCCCAGCAGATGAACTCCATCAGCCTGGAGCTCATCGAGGAACTCGACGCCGCGATCGACGTCGTCGACGACGACGACAGCGCTCGCGCACTCCTCCTCACGGGCGCCGGTTCGAAGGCGTTCTCCGCGGGCGCGGACTTCATGAGCATCGCCGGCGGTGGCGCCGACCCCTTCGATGCGGTCGAACTCTCGAAGTACGGCCAGGAAACGTTCGGCCGCCTCGAGGAGCTCGAGATGCCGGTCGTGGCCGCCATCGACGGCTACTGCCTCGGCGGCGGCATGGAACTCGCAACGTGTGCGGACGTCCGGATCGCCAGTTCGCGATCGGAGTTCGGCCAGCCCGAGTTCAACCTCGGTCTGCTCCCCGGGTGGGGTGGCACGCAGCGCCTCCAGCGCATCGTCGGTATGGGGCGTGCGAAGGAAATCATCTTCACCGCGGAGCGCTTCCCCGCCGAGGAGATGGCGGACTTCGGGTTCGTAAACGAGGTCGTCGAACCCGACGAGTTCGAGTCGGCCGCACACGACTACGCCGCGAAGCTCGCGGGCGGCCCGCCGCTCGCGATGCGCTTCACGAAGCGCGCGATGCAAAAGGGCTGGGACAACCACGAGGCCGGACTCGAAGTCGAGTCCATGGGCTTCGGACACGTCGTCAATTCCGAGGACGTCCACGAGGGTATCAACGCATTCTTCGGCGACGACGAACCCGAGTTCGAAGGGAAGTAG
- a CDS encoding acyl-CoA dehydrogenase family protein, producing MEFGLTEEQQQIRDEVQRFAENEIEPVAEEYDEEEKYPHEVIDKAAEMGLTGAYIPMEYGGAGYSILDTAIITEELFSYDPGIGLSIVSTSFGCEALLRFGTEDQKERFLEPVARGEKISGAAISEPDTGSDVSSVSTRAEKDGDEWVINGNKMWITNGTVGDFFVVLCKTNPDAEGRYNGFSQIIVESDRDGFSADKITGKLGIRASDTAELVFDDVRVPEENLVGTRDAAFMQQMQFFDETRTAVAAQGVGIAKGATRAALEYAQDREQFGQSISEFQAIQHKLAEMATETEAARNLTYKSAWNVDQENDITKLASMAKEYASRVAVDVANEAVQIHGGAGYVNDFPVERFYRDAKITQIYEGTSEIQKNVIARELLGKGF from the coding sequence ATGGAATTCGGGCTCACCGAAGAACAACAGCAAATTCGGGACGAAGTGCAGCGATTCGCGGAGAACGAGATCGAACCCGTCGCCGAGGAGTACGACGAGGAAGAGAAGTACCCCCACGAGGTCATCGACAAGGCCGCCGAAATGGGCCTGACGGGCGCTTACATCCCGATGGAGTACGGCGGTGCCGGCTACTCCATCCTCGACACCGCGATCATCACGGAGGAACTGTTCTCCTACGATCCCGGGATCGGGTTGTCGATCGTCTCGACCTCCTTCGGCTGTGAAGCACTGCTCCGCTTCGGGACCGAAGACCAGAAGGAGCGCTTCCTCGAACCGGTCGCCAGGGGCGAGAAGATCTCCGGTGCCGCCATCTCCGAACCGGACACCGGATCCGACGTCTCCTCCGTCTCGACGCGCGCCGAGAAAGACGGCGACGAGTGGGTGATCAACGGCAACAAGATGTGGATCACCAACGGGACCGTCGGCGACTTCTTCGTCGTTCTCTGTAAGACCAACCCCGACGCCGAGGGCCGCTACAACGGCTTCAGCCAGATCATCGTCGAGTCCGATCGCGACGGGTTCTCGGCCGACAAGATCACCGGCAAACTCGGCATTCGGGCCTCCGACACCGCCGAACTCGTCTTCGACGACGTGCGCGTGCCAGAAGAGAACCTCGTCGGTACTCGCGACGCCGCGTTCATGCAGCAGATGCAGTTCTTCGACGAAACTCGTACTGCGGTCGCCGCGCAGGGCGTCGGGATCGCGAAGGGAGCGACCCGCGCCGCCCTAGAGTACGCCCAGGACCGCGAACAGTTCGGGCAGTCGATCAGCGAGTTCCAGGCCATCCAGCACAAACTCGCCGAGATGGCGACCGAGACCGAGGCGGCGCGCAACCTGACCTACAAGTCCGCCTGGAACGTCGATCAGGAGAACGACATCACCAAGCTCGCCTCGATGGCCAAGGAGTACGCCTCCCGCGTCGCCGTCGACGTCGCCAACGAGGCCGTCCAGATCCACGGCGGCGCCGGCTACGTCAACGACTTCCCGGTCGAACGGTTCTACCGCGACGCCAAGATCACCCAGATCTACGAGGGTACGAGCGAGATCCAGAAGAACGTCATCGCCCGCGAACTGCTCGGGAAAGGTTTCTAG
- a CDS encoding helix-turn-helix domain-containing protein produces MREFVFALEYESGTNPVADVLAEYPDTSVRSLSCHVTSDSLWRVDHATGSAEALEALERAYENADYCADCLVKDDCGADCETQVLDRSNGTLVVYTYWDRTDVCTSVPHVALEYLGEGLLFETYREGRRYRWRIVLASDAPVHDFFDALGEEVGECTGMEVLRLTELDPDRRSVDPGEALPAEQRAALQAAVEYGYYETPRRIELSDLANRLDVPRSTLSYRLRRAEAALATAFVDADESIETLAATL; encoded by the coding sequence ATGAGAGAATTCGTCTTCGCCCTCGAATACGAATCGGGGACGAACCCGGTCGCCGACGTGCTCGCGGAGTATCCCGACACGTCGGTCCGATCGCTGTCGTGCCACGTCACGAGCGACAGCCTCTGGCGGGTCGACCACGCGACCGGATCCGCGGAGGCCCTCGAAGCGCTCGAGCGCGCCTACGAGAACGCCGACTACTGCGCGGACTGTCTCGTGAAAGACGATTGCGGTGCGGACTGCGAGACGCAGGTGCTCGATCGCTCGAACGGGACGCTGGTCGTCTACACCTACTGGGACCGGACGGATGTCTGCACCTCGGTTCCCCACGTCGCGCTGGAGTACCTCGGCGAGGGACTGCTGTTCGAGACCTACCGCGAGGGACGGCGCTACCGCTGGCGGATCGTCCTCGCGAGCGACGCGCCGGTCCACGACTTCTTCGACGCGCTCGGCGAGGAAGTCGGCGAGTGTACGGGGATGGAGGTGCTTCGCCTGACCGAACTCGATCCCGACCGCAGGAGCGTCGATCCCGGCGAGGCGCTTCCCGCCGAACAACGAGCGGCGCTCCAGGCCGCCGTCGAATACGGGTACTACGAGACGCCCCGCCGGATCGAACTCTCGGACCTCGCGAATCGGCTGGACGTTCCCCGATCGACGCTCTCCTATCGGCTTCGACGCGCCGAGGCCGCCCTCGCGACGGCGTTCGTCGACGCGGACGAGTCGATCGAGACGCTTGCGGCGACGCTCTGA
- a CDS encoding heavy metal translocating P-type ATPase has product MSESTPEPSRSADSSRTLELRVPEMDCPSCAGKVTNSVERLDGIEGLDPQVTSGRLVVEYDSTLASEREIRERVRAAGYEVVDAASELSVAVPGMDCPSCATKVENALESTDGVDEIETRPASGRVTVSVTGETDADAVVDAIGAAGYDAEPIGGDRDRIGSGESILRSRRAVTTGVGAVLVTAGLVFEFLLPAADPALFSVIGRTYHLSALLYIAAAAVAGVAILRNGYYSARNRSLDIDLLMATGIIASVAAHHPFEGATLAVLFSTAELLERFSMDRARDSLRELMDLSPDTATVKGEDGTEETVPADALDPGDVVVVRPGEKIPADGVVREGESAIDQSPITGESVPADKTVGDEVYAGTIPESGYLEVEVTSEAEDSTIARIVRMVEDAEREKTEREQFVDRFASVYTPIVVSLAVAVAVLPPLLAGWSWNTWFLRGLTLLVIACPCAFVISTPVSVVSGITSAARNGVLIKGGRHLEAVDESDVLAMDKTGTLTEGDLSVTDVIPLEGADEEAVLRRASAVERRSEHPIGQSIVSYAEERDVGMDDPDVSNFESLTGKGVRAEVDGTTHYVGKPDLFDGLADLEHAHATTDGGVSLAELGYDGQSQCDREGCLDVLAEVVPDLESEGKTVVIVGTEDGPIGVVGVADRVRPEAKWAVSRLQEQGVRVVMLTGDNEGTARAIANEVGIDEYHAELLPDEKLEWIDRLEDEDANDDSDHGRVAMVGDGINDAPALATASVGIAMGAAGTDTALETADVALMADDLTRLPYLYELSGEANDVIRQNIWASLAVKAVLAAGVPFGLVTVIHAVVIGDMGMSLGVTGNAMRLANVEPETPDADLEPDA; this is encoded by the coding sequence ATGAGCGAGTCCACCCCAGAGCCCTCCAGGTCGGCGGACTCGAGTCGAACCCTCGAGTTGCGCGTGCCGGAGATGGACTGTCCGTCCTGTGCGGGTAAAGTGACGAACAGCGTCGAGCGACTCGATGGAATCGAGGGACTCGATCCGCAAGTGACGAGCGGTCGCCTCGTCGTCGAGTACGACTCCACCCTCGCGAGCGAGCGCGAGATCCGCGAGCGCGTTCGCGCCGCCGGCTACGAGGTCGTCGACGCCGCGTCGGAACTGTCGGTCGCGGTCCCCGGGATGGACTGTCCGTCCTGTGCGACCAAGGTCGAAAACGCCCTCGAATCGACCGACGGCGTCGACGAGATAGAGACCAGGCCTGCGTCGGGACGGGTCACCGTCTCCGTGACCGGCGAGACGGACGCCGACGCGGTCGTCGATGCGATCGGTGCCGCCGGCTACGACGCGGAGCCGATCGGCGGCGACCGGGACCGGATCGGAAGCGGGGAGTCGATTTTGCGGAGTCGACGGGCCGTCACGACGGGCGTCGGTGCCGTCCTCGTCACCGCGGGACTGGTGTTCGAGTTCCTGCTGCCGGCCGCCGATCCGGCACTGTTCTCGGTGATCGGCCGAACCTATCACCTCTCTGCACTGCTGTACATCGCGGCCGCGGCCGTCGCCGGGGTGGCGATCCTGCGGAACGGCTACTACTCGGCGCGAAACCGGAGCCTCGACATCGACCTCCTGATGGCGACCGGCATCATCGCGTCGGTGGCGGCCCACCATCCCTTCGAGGGGGCCACGCTCGCGGTCCTGTTCAGTACCGCCGAGTTGCTCGAGCGGTTCTCGATGGACCGTGCACGCGACTCGCTGCGGGAACTGATGGACCTCTCGCCGGACACGGCGACCGTCAAAGGCGAGGACGGGACCGAGGAGACGGTTCCCGCGGACGCGCTCGATCCCGGCGACGTCGTCGTGGTCCGACCGGGCGAGAAGATCCCCGCGGACGGCGTCGTGCGCGAGGGTGAGAGCGCGATCGACCAGTCCCCGATCACGGGGGAGAGCGTCCCCGCCGACAAGACCGTGGGCGACGAGGTCTATGCCGGGACGATTCCCGAGTCGGGGTATCTCGAGGTCGAGGTGACCAGCGAAGCCGAGGACTCGACGATCGCGCGGATCGTCCGCATGGTCGAGGACGCCGAGCGAGAGAAGACCGAGCGCGAGCAGTTCGTCGATCGGTTCGCCAGCGTCTACACGCCGATCGTCGTGTCACTCGCCGTCGCCGTGGCCGTACTGCCGCCGCTGCTCGCGGGGTGGTCGTGGAACACGTGGTTCCTCCGGGGTCTCACGCTGCTCGTCATCGCCTGTCCCTGCGCGTTCGTCATCTCCACGCCCGTCAGCGTGGTCTCGGGGATCACGAGTGCCGCCCGCAACGGAGTGCTGATCAAGGGTGGCCGCCACCTCGAGGCGGTCGACGAGAGCGACGTCCTCGCGATGGACAAGACGGGGACGCTGACCGAGGGCGACCTCTCGGTGACCGACGTCATCCCGCTCGAAGGGGCCGACGAGGAAGCAGTCCTTCGGCGAGCGAGTGCCGTCGAACGGCGCAGCGAACACCCGATCGGCCAGTCGATCGTCAGCTACGCCGAGGAACGTGACGTCGGTATGGACGACCCGGACGTCTCGAACTTCGAGTCGTTGACGGGGAAGGGCGTTCGCGCGGAGGTCGACGGGACCACCCACTACGTCGGCAAGCCGGACCTGTTCGACGGACTGGCTGATCTCGAACACGCGCACGCGACCACCGACGGCGGGGTATCCCTCGCGGAACTGGGCTACGACGGACAGTCCCAGTGCGATCGGGAGGGCTGTCTGGACGTCCTCGCCGAGGTCGTCCCCGACCTCGAATCGGAGGGCAAGACCGTCGTGATCGTCGGCACCGAGGACGGCCCGATCGGGGTCGTCGGCGTGGCAGATCGCGTCCGCCCCGAGGCGAAGTGGGCCGTCTCCCGACTGCAGGAGCAGGGGGTCCGCGTGGTGATGCTCACCGGCGACAACGAGGGGACCGCCCGCGCGATCGCGAACGAAGTGGGAATCGACGAGTACCACGCCGAGTTGCTCCCGGACGAGAAACTCGAGTGGATCGATCGACTCGAGGACGAGGATGCGAACGACGACAGCGACCACGGCCGCGTCGCGATGGTCGGCGACGGGATCAACGACGCGCCCGCGCTCGCGACCGCGAGCGTCGGTATCGCGATGGGGGCGGCCGGAACCGACACGGCGCTCGAGACGGCCGACGTCGCCCTGATGGCCGACGATCTCACCCGGCTTCCCTACCTCTACGAACTCTCGGGGGAAGCAAACGACGTCATTCGGCAGAACATCTGGGCGAGTCTGGCCGTCAAGGCCGTACTCGCGGCCGGCGTGCCGTTCGGACTCGTCACGGTGATCCACGCGGTCGTCATCGGCGACATGGGGATGAGCCTCGGCGTGACGGGCAACGCGATGCGTCTCGCGAACGTGGAGCCCGAGACGCCCGACGCGGACCTCGAACCCGACGCCTGA
- a CDS encoding acyl-CoA dehydrogenase family protein, with protein sequence MELLDDSLVPEHARDVKAEAREFAREHIEPNAQEYFQAGEYPHEILEAGQDANLVAQDIPEEWGGRGLDLPQLLALTEEFYRADAGIALTLQLASFGCEITYEYGSDEQCEEYIRPVAEGEQLSGLAVSEPETGSDLAGMQTRAEKEGDEYVLNGEKYWIGNGVEADWVTLYARTGDDEDNRYGNHSMFIVPTDTDGYEAEHIPEKMAMRASKQAHITLDDCRIPEENLIGHEGAGFMMLADFFNHGRVVVSGHGLGLAAAAIEEAWEFTHDREEFGRTINEFQAVQHGLADMLIEFESARTLTWRACEKVRNRENAGYWAAMAKTKATETAVEVSEQGMQFHGGRSILDERRIARVYRDARIPVIYEGANEVQRNLVYGQAA encoded by the coding sequence ATGGAGTTGCTCGACGACAGTCTCGTCCCGGAGCATGCACGTGACGTCAAGGCCGAGGCCCGCGAGTTCGCACGCGAGCACATCGAACCCAACGCGCAGGAGTACTTCCAGGCGGGTGAGTACCCCCACGAGATCCTCGAGGCGGGCCAGGACGCGAATCTGGTCGCACAGGACATCCCCGAAGAGTGGGGTGGACGGGGGCTGGACTTGCCGCAGTTGCTCGCGCTCACCGAGGAGTTCTACCGGGCGGACGCCGGCATTGCCCTGACGCTCCAGCTCGCGAGTTTCGGCTGCGAGATCACCTACGAGTACGGCTCCGACGAGCAGTGCGAGGAGTACATCCGGCCGGTCGCCGAGGGCGAGCAACTCTCGGGGCTGGCCGTCTCGGAACCGGAGACGGGCAGCGACCTCGCGGGGATGCAGACCCGCGCGGAGAAAGAGGGTGACGAGTACGTGCTCAACGGCGAGAAGTACTGGATCGGCAACGGCGTCGAAGCGGACTGGGTGACGCTCTACGCGCGGACGGGCGACGACGAGGACAACCGGTACGGGAATCACTCGATGTTCATCGTCCCGACCGACACCGACGGCTACGAGGCCGAGCACATCCCGGAGAAGATGGCGATGCGCGCCTCGAAGCAGGCCCACATCACGCTCGACGATTGTCGGATCCCCGAGGAGAACCTGATCGGCCACGAGGGGGCCGGGTTCATGATGCTCGCGGATTTCTTCAACCACGGCCGCGTCGTCGTCTCCGGACACGGTCTCGGCCTCGCCGCGGCCGCGATCGAGGAGGCCTGGGAGTTCACCCACGATCGCGAGGAGTTCGGCCGGACGATAAACGAGTTCCAGGCGGTCCAGCACGGCCTCGCGGATATGCTCATCGAGTTCGAGAGCGCCCGGACGCTCACGTGGCGCGCCTGTGAAAAAGTCCGAAACCGTGAGAACGCGGGCTACTGGGCGGCGATGGCCAAGACCAAGGCGACCGAGACGGCCGTCGAGGTTTCCGAACAGGGGATGCAGTTCCACGGCGGCCGATCGATCCTCGACGAACGCCGCATCGCCCGCGTCTACCGGGACGCGCGGATCCCGGTCATCTACGAGGGGGCGAACGAGGTCCAGCGCAACCTCGTCTACGGGCAGGCCGCGTAA
- a CDS encoding hybrid sensor histidine kinase/response regulator: MNRPRVLCVSSDRSTRASITLALTDTPVNVVIAQDASAAVDRLQEESIDAIVVDARTIGDLSELVDAVESTAPETPTFVHWGEAADESIDVLAEVVERADESDSTERLAAAVTERIGGHSGDPASKTSRAGPIADTDAPDLETLVGAVRRRLVDVTSPVTVERVLREEFTDSDRFTFAWVGEYDRGEREIVPWLTDPRAMEWPMQRTFSIGDGDYPLLERTMHTRELQVRSVVASKRDAVPFGDHAVERDVDAVAVAPLASDGDFYGVFVVYAPDPLSERERDAIASVADTASHVLESIAIRGRLEQQEQSLHRYERLVETAGDGMYVLDDTGHFMTVNDALVEMTGYSREGLLGEHVSLLFDRDAVEAGEETIRRLLDGHESSAALEMPLETKTGSTIPCEVQIAVLEREGTFLGSVGGVRDVTERKRSERKLREQNERLDAFARIVSHDLRNPLSVSQGYLDLMEESGSLDHVEHVRDGLDRMESIVEDVLAIARDGEWATDVEPVELERMVVEAWDHVTTDEATLSIAETMVLEADRSRFLRLLENCFRNSIEHGGSDVTVRVGPLGSAADPTTDNRGFFVEDDGSGLPDDLQDRLFDPSVSSSPEGLGIGLWIVREVATGHGWSITATESEDGGARFEFELDG; this comes from the coding sequence GTGAATCGGCCGCGCGTCCTCTGTGTGAGCAGCGACCGCTCGACGCGGGCCTCCATCACGTTAGCACTCACCGACACGCCGGTCAACGTCGTCATCGCCCAGGACGCGTCCGCGGCCGTCGACCGACTTCAAGAGGAGTCGATCGACGCGATCGTCGTCGACGCGCGGACCATCGGCGACCTCTCCGAACTCGTCGACGCGGTCGAGTCCACCGCGCCGGAGACGCCGACGTTCGTCCACTGGGGCGAAGCGGCCGACGAGTCCATCGACGTACTGGCGGAGGTGGTCGAGCGGGCCGACGAGAGCGATTCGACGGAGCGGCTGGCGGCCGCAGTGACCGAACGGATCGGGGGCCACTCCGGCGACCCAGCCAGTAAGACGTCTCGGGCAGGGCCGATCGCTGACACCGATGCGCCCGATCTCGAGACCCTCGTGGGTGCCGTGAGACGACGACTCGTCGACGTGACCTCGCCCGTGACCGTCGAACGGGTCCTTCGCGAAGAGTTCACCGACAGCGATCGGTTCACGTTCGCGTGGGTCGGCGAGTACGATCGGGGTGAACGGGAGATCGTCCCTTGGTTGACCGATCCCAGGGCGATGGAGTGGCCGATGCAACGGACGTTCAGTATCGGCGACGGTGACTACCCGCTCCTCGAACGGACGATGCACACCCGGGAGTTGCAGGTCCGCTCGGTCGTCGCCAGCAAGCGAGACGCCGTCCCGTTCGGTGACCACGCAGTCGAACGGGACGTCGACGCCGTCGCCGTCGCACCGCTCGCCTCGGACGGGGACTTTTACGGCGTGTTCGTCGTCTACGCGCCCGATCCGCTCTCGGAGCGCGAACGGGACGCGATCGCGTCGGTCGCCGACACCGCCTCACACGTGCTCGAGTCGATCGCGATTCGCGGTCGACTCGAGCAGCAGGAACAGTCGCTCCACCGGTACGAGCGCCTCGTGGAGACGGCGGGCGACGGGATGTACGTCCTCGACGACACGGGCCACTTCATGACGGTCAACGACGCGCTCGTCGAGATGACCGGCTACAGCCGCGAGGGACTGCTCGGCGAACACGTCTCGCTTCTCTTCGATCGGGACGCCGTCGAGGCCGGCGAGGAGACCATTCGGCGACTCCTCGACGGCCACGAGAGTTCGGCTGCACTCGAGATGCCGCTCGAGACGAAGACGGGATCGACGATCCCCTGTGAGGTCCAGATCGCCGTGCTCGAACGGGAGGGGACGTTCCTCGGGTCCGTCGGTGGCGTCCGGGACGTCACGGAGCGCAAACGCAGCGAACGGAAACTCCGCGAACAGAACGAGCGCCTCGACGCCTTCGCGCGGATCGTGAGCCACGACCTTCGGAACCCGCTCAGCGTCTCACAGGGGTATCTCGACCTGATGGAGGAATCAGGATCGCTCGACCACGTAGAGCACGTTCGCGACGGACTCGATCGGATGGAGTCGATCGTCGAAGACGTCCTCGCGATCGCACGGGACGGGGAGTGGGCGACGGACGTCGAACCCGTCGAACTCGAACGGATGGTCGTCGAGGCGTGGGACCACGTCACCACGGACGAGGCCACGCTTTCGATCGCGGAGACGATGGTCCTCGAAGCCGATCGATCGCGGTTCCTGCGGTTGCTCGAGAACTGTTTTCGCAATTCCATCGAACACGGTGGAAGCGACGTCACCGTCCGCGTCGGCCCGCTCGGTTCGGCTGCGGATCCGACGACCGACAATCGTGGCTTCTTCGTCGAAGACGATGGTAGCGGGCTCCCAGACGACCTTCAGGACCGACTCTTCGATCCGTCGGTGTCCTCGTCGCCGGAGGGGCTCGGCATCGGACTCTGGATCGTCAGGGAGGTCGCGACCGGACACGGCTGGTCGATCACGGCGACCGAGAGCGAGGATGGAGGGGCCCGGTTCGAGTTCGAACTCGACGGTTAG